Sequence from the Ailuropoda melanoleuca isolate Jingjing chromosome 10, ASM200744v2, whole genome shotgun sequence genome:
CCATTCGCGTGTGAAGTTGTCCACGGTTGCCCTCAAGCCACTAGGGCAGAGTCCAGTCGTTGGGTCAGAGACTATAGGACCTGCAGAGCATAAAATAATTACTGTCTGGTCCTTTGCAGAAAGAGGCTGCTGACCCTTGttctaaattaatattttcctgcAAAATAGCATGCCGTGCACTCTGTGTCCAAGTAAAATGGAACGCCAGTAACGTGATTCTCGGGCTCCCTGGGAATATTTGTTTCAATCACGGTGtatcttgctttctttccttcttagacTCACTTCACCCTATTATCTCTGCTGGTGAGCCAGAGGGGTTGAACGCCCATCCCCTTCTGTACCAGACCCGCTTTTTCTGCTGAGAACAAGCACCACGATGAGTGGGGTGagtgtctgttttattttggcTGGGAGTGTGATTTTGGTCAGTGGCGGGTACCTGCCGATTACACCACGACGGACTCTACGTTTGTTCACTTTCCAGGAAGCAGTGAATTTCAGCACTGTCTTCAACTTCGACGAGGATTATTTTGGGTCGGGAAATACTTCGGATTATTCATTTGATGATGACACCTTACTGTGTTCCTTGCAAGAGGTCAGAACATTTTCTGGGCTATTCGTGCCCGTGGCTTACTCCCTGATATGTGTCTTTGGCCTTCTGGGCAACATTTTGGTGGTGGTCACCTTTGCTTTTTATAAGAAGGCCAAGTCCATGACAGACGTTTATCTCTTGAACATGGCCATCGCAGACATCCTGTTCGTCCTCACCCTCCCGTTCTGGGCCGTGAGCCACGCTACCGGCAAGTGGGTCTTCAGCAACGCCATGTGCAAGCTGATGAAGGGCGTCTACGCCGTCAACTTCAACTGCGGGATGCTGCTCCTGGCCTGCATCAGCATGGACCGCTACGTCGCCATCGTGCAGGCCACCAAGTCGTTCCGGCTGCGCTCCAGAACGCTGGCGCACCGCGGGCTCATCTGCGTGGTGGTGTGGGCGGCGTCGGTGCTCATCTCCGGCTGGACCTTCGTGTTCAACCAGAAGTACAGCGTGCAGGGCAGCGACGTGTGCGCGCCCCGCTACCACGAGCGCTCCGACCCCATCAAGTGGAAGCTGCTCATGTCAGCCCTCCAGCTCCTCTTCGGCTTTTTCATCCCACTGGCGTTTATGATCTTCTGCTATATGTTCATCGTCAAAACCCTCGTGCAGGCTCAGAACTCCAAGCGGCACAAGGCCATCCGCGTGGTCGTCGCGGTGGTGCTGGTGTTCCTGGCgtgccaggtgccccacaacgtGGCGCTTCTGGTGACGGCCGCGCAGCTGGGTAGGATGAACCGCTCCTGCCACGGCCAGAAGGTGCTGGGCTACAGCACGAGCGTCACCGAGGTCCTGGCTTTCCTGCACTGCTGCCTCAACCCCGTGCTCTACGCCTTCATCGGGCAGAAGTTCAGGAGCTACTTTCTGAAGATCGTGAAGGACCTGTGGTGCGTGCGGCGGAGGCAGAAGGCGCCGGGCTTCTCCTGCTCCCGGCTGCACTCGGAGACCTTCGTCTCCAGGCAGAACAGCGAGACCGTGGACAACGAGAACGCGTCGTCCTTCACCATGTGACCGGCCCGGAGTGGGCGGTGCCCGAGGGTGGGGGAGTGTGGGCGTGGACTCCGGAGCCCTGTCCTCCTGCAGCCCGGAGCCCCCGGGGCACCCTACCGCTGGCCCTCCCCAAAGCGGGCCCCGGGGAATGCGGACTCGCAGCCGACCGTGGACACGCGTGGacattttctggaatattcttgAAGCAGCTCTAGAGGCACCATCTCTTCTGATCACAGCAAAACGCACGGGGTTTGGAAAACCTAGACGGGAAAA
This genomic interval carries:
- the CCR6 gene encoding C-C chemokine receptor type 6; translated protein: MSGEAVNFSTVFNFDEDYFGSGNTSDYSFDDDTLLCSLQEVRTFSGLFVPVAYSLICVFGLLGNILVVVTFAFYKKAKSMTDVYLLNMAIADILFVLTLPFWAVSHATGKWVFSNAMCKLMKGVYAVNFNCGMLLLACISMDRYVAIVQATKSFRLRSRTLAHRGLICVVVWAASVLISGWTFVFNQKYSVQGSDVCAPRYHERSDPIKWKLLMSALQLLFGFFIPLAFMIFCYMFIVKTLVQAQNSKRHKAIRVVVAVVLVFLACQVPHNVALLVTAAQLGRMNRSCHGQKVLGYSTSVTEVLAFLHCCLNPVLYAFIGQKFRSYFLKIVKDLWCVRRRQKAPGFSCSRLHSETFVSRQNSETVDNENASSFTM